A genomic region of Papaver somniferum cultivar HN1 chromosome 7, ASM357369v1, whole genome shotgun sequence contains the following coding sequences:
- the LOC113294448 gene encoding zinc finger BED domain-containing protein RICESLEEPER 2-like: MINSMQLPAEKILRISVDKERLLQSKQKTLAYILVSSSHTGEVLASVVKSVALDWNIDNKLFDVAAENARSNDVMMANMKSWLDSKDFLVLNGDLFQMRCSNHVLLLIVLCGMKVAAPFINAIREYVNYVKSSHARKDRFECVIPQVKLPASRSVGLDADTR, encoded by the exons ATGATAAATTCCATGCAGCTACCTGCAGAGAAAATCCTGAGAATAAGCGTGGACAAAGAAAGATTACTTCAATCAAAACAG aaaacactagcataCATTTTAGTGTCATCATCACATACTGGAGAagttctagcatctgtagtgaaatcagtaGCTCTAGATTGGAACATAGATAATAAACTTTTTGATGTAGCTGCTGAGAATGCTAGATCCAATGATGTTATGATGGCAAATATGAAGTCATGGCTTGATAGCAAAGATTTTCTAGTTCTTAATGGGGATttgttccaaatgaggtgtagtAATCATGTATTGCTCTTGATTGTGTTGTGTGGAATGAAAGTAGCTGCTCCATTTATAAATGCAATTAGAGAGTACGTGAATTATGTCAAGTCAAGTCATGCTAGAAAAGACAGATTTGAATGTGTTATTCCGCAAGTTAAGCTTCCTGCTTCAAGGTCTGTTGGTTTAGATGCGGATACCAGGTAg
- the LOC113296826 gene encoding uncharacterized protein LOC113296826 isoform X2, translated as MSLHHQSLLLCSPQPKTWFPRQGGFNSATPKLYSQFCPSIKTSAIRLRCQSKKKSNDFSIVAAQSNLFYKVWSVGKDGIEAGTNLVPSSVPRPVAKISVTVGAAALSLFVLKSLLSTVTFVLAMMGIIYFVYIALNKDEGPRGGGGGTTTTTTDEDSLEEARRIMEKYK; from the exons atgtcgCTTCATCATCAATCCCTTCTTCTCTGTTCTCCCCAACCCAAGACCTGGTTTCCTCGGCAAGGAGGATTCAATTCAGCAACACCTAAGTTATATTCTCAGTTTTGTCCGTCAATAAAAACCTCAGCAATCCGTCTTAGATGCCAAAGTAAGAAGAAGTCCAACGATTTCAGTATTGTGGCAGCTCAATCCAACCTATTTTACAAAG TATGGAGCGTTGGCAAGGATGGCATTGAAGCTGGGACCAATCTTGTTCCT AGTTCTGTTCCGAGGCCAGTGGCTAAGATTTCCGTTACGGTTGGAGCAGCAGCGCTTTCCCTCTTTGTACTCAAATCCTTGCTGTCTACGGTCACTTTTGTGCTG GCCATGATGGGGATCATATATTTTGTATACATAGCCTTGAACAAGGACGAAGGTCCAAGAGGAGGTGGAGGAGGAACGACGACTACCACTACGGATGAGGACTCTTTGGAAGAAGCACGGAGGATAATGGAGAAGTACAAGtga
- the LOC113296826 gene encoding uncharacterized protein LOC113296826 isoform X1, giving the protein MSLHHQSLLLCSPQPKTWFPRQGGFNSATPKLYSQFCPSIKTSAIRLRCQSKKKSNDFSIVAAQSNLFYKVIQTVWSVGKDGIEAGTNLVPSSVPRPVAKISVTVGAAALSLFVLKSLLSTVTFVLAMMGIIYFVYIALNKDEGPRGGGGGTTTTTTDEDSLEEARRIMEKYK; this is encoded by the exons atgtcgCTTCATCATCAATCCCTTCTTCTCTGTTCTCCCCAACCCAAGACCTGGTTTCCTCGGCAAGGAGGATTCAATTCAGCAACACCTAAGTTATATTCTCAGTTTTGTCCGTCAATAAAAACCTCAGCAATCCGTCTTAGATGCCAAAGTAAGAAGAAGTCCAACGATTTCAGTATTGTGGCAGCTCAATCCAACCTATTTTACAAAG TTATTCAAACAGTATGGAGCGTTGGCAAGGATGGCATTGAAGCTGGGACCAATCTTGTTCCT AGTTCTGTTCCGAGGCCAGTGGCTAAGATTTCCGTTACGGTTGGAGCAGCAGCGCTTTCCCTCTTTGTACTCAAATCCTTGCTGTCTACGGTCACTTTTGTGCTG GCCATGATGGGGATCATATATTTTGTATACATAGCCTTGAACAAGGACGAAGGTCCAAGAGGAGGTGGAGGAGGAACGACGACTACCACTACGGATGAGGACTCTTTGGAAGAAGCACGGAGGATAATGGAGAAGTACAAGtga